A DNA window from Aminipila luticellarii contains the following coding sequences:
- the buk gene encoding butyrate kinase — translation MSYKILSINPGSTSTKVALYENETLVFSENIEHTAEELSPYEEVLDQLEFRSEAIQAILKKHGVVLSDLAAVVGRGGLLPNLHAGGYLVNPHMKEALLGGQASPHASNLGALLAYEIAEPLGIPSYIYDAVMADEFEEIAKITGLPDVQRQSMCHVLNMKAMSRKVAEKHGKRYEDMTLLVAHLGGGISIGIHKGGKIIDAIRDDAGPFSPERSGSIPLLYIVDMCYSGIYNRKEMIKRIRGMGGLKAHLGTADCRRIEKMIESGDERAKLLYEAQAYQVAKGIGELAPVVSGKVDYIILTGGVAYSKMMTDMIKERVEFIAPVEIMPGEDEMEALALGALRILRGEETAQEY, via the coding sequence ATGAGTTATAAAATTCTCTCTATTAATCCCGGCTCTACTTCGACGAAAGTCGCTTTATATGAAAATGAAACCTTGGTCTTTTCCGAAAATATAGAACATACTGCCGAAGAACTCAGTCCGTATGAGGAAGTTCTTGATCAATTAGAATTTAGATCGGAAGCCATTCAAGCAATCCTGAAAAAACACGGTGTAGTTCTTTCAGACCTGGCTGCGGTGGTAGGAAGGGGCGGACTTCTCCCTAATCTGCATGCAGGCGGATATTTGGTAAATCCGCATATGAAAGAGGCGCTTCTGGGTGGGCAGGCGTCGCCTCATGCGTCTAATCTGGGAGCCTTGCTGGCATACGAAATAGCGGAGCCCCTTGGGATCCCGTCTTACATTTATGATGCGGTCATGGCCGATGAATTTGAAGAAATCGCTAAGATCACCGGGCTTCCCGATGTGCAAAGGCAGAGCATGTGCCATGTGCTGAATATGAAAGCCATGTCCCGCAAGGTGGCTGAGAAACATGGAAAAAGATATGAGGACATGACCCTGCTGGTAGCTCATTTGGGAGGCGGCATTTCTATCGGCATCCATAAAGGAGGAAAGATCATTGACGCCATCCGGGATGATGCGGGACCGTTTTCTCCGGAACGTTCCGGAAGCATTCCGCTGCTTTACATCGTGGATATGTGCTATTCCGGCATATATAACCGCAAGGAAATGATAAAAAGGATTCGCGGAATGGGCGGGCTGAAAGCTCATTTAGGAACAGCTGACTGCAGAAGAATTGAGAAAATGATCGAAAGCGGAGATGAAAGGGCTAAACTGCTTTATGAAGCGCAGGCCTACCAGGTGGCGAAGGGAATCGGAGAACTGGCTCCGGTAGTAAGCGGAAAGGTGGATTATATTATTCTTACCGGCGGCGTGGCTTATTCAAAGATGATGACGGATATGATCAAAGAGCGGGTTGAATTTATTGCTCCGGTGGAGATCATGCCGGGAGAGGATGAGATGGAAGCACTTGCTCTGGGAGCCTTAAGGATACTGAGAGGAGAGGAAACGGCTCAAGAGTATTAA
- the motA gene encoding flagellar motor stator protein MotA produces the protein MELTTLLGIIVGISAIVGAMIFKGISFTVFINPAAFCVIIVGTVATILNSYPGEDLKSLGSLFKILFTKQKDVSETEIIELMVNLSTSARKEGLLSLESKVEEIEDPFIKKGIRMVVDGIEEDVIADILDNEISEMEKRHALNAGIFSSAGTYAPTLGVLGAVFGLIAAMGHIDDTDAMSEAIAAAFIATILGIFTGYVLWNPFAKKLQVKSQHEVTMKTMIVEGLLSIQRGDSPFMLKDRLLAILPPSQQEQIIEEMKSE, from the coding sequence ATGGAACTTACTACACTTTTGGGCATTATTGTAGGTATTTCAGCGATAGTTGGAGCTATGATTTTTAAGGGTATTAGTTTTACTGTTTTTATAAATCCTGCAGCGTTCTGTGTAATCATTGTCGGTACAGTTGCTACTATTTTGAATTCGTATCCGGGAGAAGATCTGAAAAGTCTGGGATCCCTGTTCAAAATTCTTTTTACGAAGCAAAAGGATGTTTCTGAAACAGAAATCATTGAATTGATGGTTAATCTATCTACTTCAGCCAGAAAAGAAGGCCTTTTGTCGTTAGAGAGCAAAGTGGAGGAAATTGAAGATCCGTTCATCAAAAAAGGGATTCGTATGGTGGTGGATGGAATAGAAGAGGACGTTATTGCAGATATTCTTGACAATGAGATTTCCGAAATGGAGAAGCGGCATGCTCTCAATGCGGGGATCTTTTCATCTGCCGGAACGTATGCTCCGACCTTAGGTGTTTTGGGAGCAGTATTCGGTCTGATTGCAGCCATGGGACATATCGATGATACGGACGCCATGTCTGAGGCTATTGCTGCTGCCTTCATAGCAACGATTCTTGGTATATTTACCGGTTATGTTTTATGGAATCCTTTTGCAAAAAAATTACAGGTCAAAAGCCAGCATGAAGTGACCATGAAAACCATGATCGTTGAGGGTCTGCTGTCTATACAGAGAGGGGATTCTCCATTTATGCTGAAAGACAGATTGCTTGCTATTCTGCCGCCATCACAACAGGAACAGATCATTGAGGAGATGAAGTCAGAATAA
- the iorA gene encoding indolepyruvate ferredoxin oxidoreductase subunit alpha, whose translation MRKIMTGNEAVARGAYEAGLEFASAYPGTPSTEILENIVHYKDVIYCEWAPNEKVALEAAIGASVAGARSMAAMKHVGVNVAADPLFTFAYTGVTGGCVLVSADDPGMHSSQNEQDNRNYATAARVLMLEPSDSQESKDFMKLGLELSEKFDTPVLLRMTTRVCHSKSLVTLEDREPRKIIPYEHNIAKYVATPANGKVLRRKLIDRLKNMEAYSNTTEINRAEYNDTEIGVISSGVAYQYAREVFGDKASYLKLGMTFPMPMAKIKEFASKVKKIYVIEEMDPYIENHLKMAGIPCIGKEVIPEMDELNTDIVRQAVFGTEMKTLDSEMEAVVRPPTLCAGCPHRGIFYTLSKKKNLMVTGDIGCYTLGSAPPLSAMHTCFCMGGSVSTGHGASTVLKRAGSDLKVAAVIGDSTFFHSGITSLIDVVYNKGNSVTIILDNRITAMTGHQQNPGTGYTLMGEPATEVDIPMLCKAIGVKDENLFIINPLELDKSGEIVDKALATDEPTVIITKWPCILKKFTDQDKAEFDLSPKKCEIDQEKCTKCRMCVRTGCPAINSGEMVEIDPQSCTGCGVCRQVCKFGAIKEVKR comes from the coding sequence ATGAGAAAAATAATGACGGGAAATGAAGCAGTAGCCAGAGGGGCATATGAAGCCGGGCTGGAATTTGCTTCGGCGTATCCGGGGACTCCAAGCACAGAGATACTGGAAAACATAGTCCATTACAAGGACGTCATCTACTGTGAGTGGGCACCGAATGAAAAGGTGGCTCTGGAAGCGGCCATTGGAGCTTCCGTGGCAGGAGCACGATCGATGGCAGCCATGAAGCATGTGGGCGTCAACGTTGCTGCGGATCCCCTGTTCACCTTTGCGTATACAGGAGTAACCGGAGGCTGTGTTCTGGTTTCTGCGGATGATCCGGGCATGCACAGCTCCCAGAACGAACAAGATAACAGAAATTATGCGACAGCGGCAAGAGTTTTAATGCTGGAACCGTCAGACAGTCAGGAATCCAAGGACTTTATGAAGCTTGGACTGGAGCTCAGTGAAAAGTTTGATACACCTGTTCTTCTTCGTATGACTACCCGCGTATGTCATAGTAAAAGTCTGGTCACTTTAGAAGACAGGGAACCGAGAAAGATTATTCCGTATGAGCATAACATTGCAAAGTATGTGGCTACTCCGGCAAACGGCAAGGTTTTAAGGAGAAAGCTCATTGACCGGCTCAAGAACATGGAAGCCTATTCTAATACGACTGAAATCAACCGGGCAGAATATAACGATACTGAAATCGGCGTGATCAGCTCCGGTGTAGCGTACCAGTACGCACGAGAGGTTTTCGGGGACAAAGCTTCCTATCTAAAGCTTGGCATGACTTTCCCGATGCCTATGGCGAAGATTAAAGAATTTGCTTCAAAGGTAAAAAAGATTTATGTCATTGAGGAAATGGATCCATACATAGAAAATCATCTAAAAATGGCAGGAATCCCGTGCATAGGCAAAGAGGTGATTCCTGAGATGGATGAACTGAATACCGACATCGTTCGGCAAGCGGTATTCGGCACGGAGATGAAAACCCTTGATTCAGAGATGGAAGCTGTGGTAAGACCTCCTACACTCTGCGCGGGATGCCCTCACCGAGGAATCTTTTATACCCTGAGCAAGAAGAAAAATCTTATGGTCACAGGAGACATCGGATGCTATACGCTGGGATCCGCGCCGCCGCTTTCAGCTATGCACACCTGCTTCTGCATGGGAGGAAGCGTCAGCACGGGACACGGTGCATCGACTGTATTAAAAAGAGCCGGTTCAGATTTGAAGGTAGCCGCAGTGATCGGAGACTCCACTTTCTTCCACTCCGGGATTACCAGCTTGATAGATGTAGTCTACAATAAGGGAAACAGCGTTACCATTATTCTGGATAATCGAATCACAGCCATGACGGGGCATCAGCAAAATCCGGGAACCGGATATACCTTGATGGGAGAACCGGCTACAGAGGTCGACATCCCGATGCTTTGCAAGGCGATCGGCGTTAAGGATGAAAATTTGTTCATCATCAATCCGTTGGAACTGGATAAATCCGGTGAAATTGTGGATAAAGCTCTGGCAACGGATGAGCCTACTGTTATCATTACAAAATGGCCTTGTATCTTGAAAAAGTTTACCGATCAGGATAAAGCAGAGTTCGATTTGAGTCCGAAAAAATGTGAGATTGATCAGGAAAAATGTACAAAGTGCAGAATGTGCGTGAGAACCGGATGCCCGGCCATTAATTCGGGAGAAATGGTTGAGATAGACCCGCAATCCTGTACAGGATGCGGAGTCTGCAGACAGGTATGTAAATTTGGTGCGATCAAAGAGGTGAAGAGATGA
- a CDS encoding bifunctional enoyl-CoA hydratase/phosphate acetyltransferase codes for MIHNFDELIEKVKSGNVKKRVAVVSAHDEHTLEAIDKAFQENIAEPVLIGDVEKIKDIITAHNLHLSNVEMIEEKEDRKAARKAVEMIHEKKADFIMKGKLQTADLLKEVVDKEHGLQKGGIMSHFGLFEIPGYHKLLVITDGGMVLYPDLNQKAKIIENSVQVLQSLGYEIPKVAVLSATEVVNPKMPESVDADQLKKMNQEGKLENCIVEGPISYDLMISPESAAIKGYKSPVVGDTDIAVVPNMTAGNLLAKGLMLSAGGKMAGIIVGAEVPIVIVSRGASAEEKYLSLVLSAASAEKQV; via the coding sequence ATGATACATAATTTCGATGAACTGATAGAAAAGGTGAAAAGCGGAAATGTGAAAAAAAGAGTAGCGGTGGTTTCCGCTCACGATGAACATACACTGGAAGCCATAGATAAAGCCTTTCAGGAAAATATTGCAGAACCTGTCTTGATCGGTGATGTAGAGAAGATCAAGGACATTATCACAGCTCATAACTTGCATCTCTCTAACGTTGAAATGATAGAGGAAAAAGAGGATCGCAAGGCGGCACGGAAAGCTGTTGAAATGATTCACGAGAAAAAGGCCGATTTTATCATGAAGGGGAAGCTTCAAACGGCGGATCTTTTAAAAGAAGTGGTGGATAAGGAGCACGGCTTGCAAAAAGGCGGCATTATGTCTCATTTTGGCTTGTTTGAGATACCGGGATACCATAAGCTCCTCGTCATAACGGATGGGGGCATGGTACTGTATCCGGATCTGAACCAAAAAGCGAAGATCATTGAGAACTCCGTACAGGTGTTACAGTCGCTGGGATATGAAATCCCAAAGGTAGCGGTGTTATCCGCAACTGAGGTGGTAAATCCTAAAATGCCCGAGTCCGTGGACGCAGATCAGCTGAAAAAGATGAATCAGGAAGGAAAGCTGGAAAACTGCATCGTAGAGGGACCTATTTCGTATGATTTGATGATCAGCCCTGAATCTGCGGCTATCAAAGGGTATAAAAGCCCTGTTGTAGGAGATACGGATATTGCTGTTGTGCCGAACATGACGGCGGGAAATCTTTTGGCAAAAGGACTGATGCTCTCCGCAGGCGGAAAAATGGCCGGAATTATTGTGGGTGCTGAAGTGCCTATCGTGATCGTTTCAAGAGGTGCGTCGGCAGAAGAAAAGTATTTATCCCTTGTACTGTCAGCGGCATCCGCAGAGAAACAGGTATAA
- a CDS encoding APC family permease: MSDIFRKMPIERILNERKEGPQLKRVYGAFELIMLGIGVIVGTGIFVITGVAAADYAGPALTISFIIAGFACACAALCYAELASMIPASGSSYTFCYVGLGEVFGWFVGWCLTLEYIVAMSAIATGWSAYITNLLSVVGIHLPSFLVAGPFSGGLVNLPAIIIVSAIAGLLILGAKESANVNNFLVIVKIGIVILFIVLGVRHVNVANFTPFMPYGWDGVFSGAAIVFFAYLGFDAIANAAEEVKDPAKDLPKGIIGSLIVVTVLYIAVTLVLTGMLPYLKYHDVAAPVAYALAQVGVNWGSALVSVGAVTGLTSGVLVTMYSSTRLIYAISRDGLLPTKFSKISEKASTPTSSTFLIWLLGCLITGFLPIGIIAELVNMGTIAAFIMVSITVIKLRQSHPEIERSFRVPLVPVVPILAVVICGFLALQLASITKIAFVCWVALGLIIYFSYGKQHSLLGKELNAKTSIEDKRSV, from the coding sequence ATGTCAGATATTTTTAGAAAAATGCCGATAGAGCGCATTTTAAATGAGAGAAAGGAAGGTCCGCAGCTGAAAAGGGTATATGGAGCTTTCGAACTCATTATGCTGGGAATCGGTGTAATCGTAGGAACCGGTATCTTTGTAATAACGGGAGTTGCTGCCGCCGATTACGCAGGACCCGCGCTGACTATTTCCTTCATCATAGCAGGGTTTGCCTGTGCGTGCGCAGCCCTGTGCTACGCGGAGCTGGCTTCCATGATACCCGCATCAGGCAGTTCGTATACCTTCTGCTACGTGGGATTGGGTGAAGTATTCGGTTGGTTCGTAGGCTGGTGCCTGACGCTGGAGTACATCGTTGCCATGTCAGCCATCGCAACAGGCTGGTCTGCTTATATCACGAACTTACTGTCTGTAGTAGGTATTCATTTACCGTCATTCCTGGTAGCAGGGCCTTTCTCAGGAGGACTGGTCAATCTGCCGGCCATCATTATTGTTTCAGCCATAGCCGGTCTGCTGATTCTGGGGGCAAAAGAAAGTGCCAATGTAAACAATTTCCTTGTAATAGTGAAAATAGGTATCGTTATTCTGTTTATCGTCCTTGGTGTAAGGCACGTAAATGTTGCGAATTTTACACCGTTTATGCCTTATGGCTGGGATGGCGTATTTTCAGGAGCCGCTATTGTATTTTTCGCTTATCTTGGCTTCGACGCCATTGCCAATGCCGCAGAGGAGGTAAAAGATCCCGCCAAGGATCTGCCAAAAGGAATTATTGGCTCTCTGATTGTGGTTACGGTTTTGTACATTGCCGTTACGCTGGTTTTAACAGGTATGCTTCCTTATCTGAAATATCATGATGTGGCTGCTCCTGTTGCCTATGCTCTGGCTCAGGTAGGAGTGAACTGGGGCTCTGCTCTGGTCTCTGTGGGCGCAGTGACCGGGCTGACTTCCGGAGTGCTGGTCACCATGTACAGCAGCACTCGTTTGATCTATGCCATAAGCAGAGATGGTCTACTCCCGACCAAATTCTCTAAAATCAGTGAAAAGGCAAGTACACCGACCAGCTCTACGTTCCTGATCTGGCTGCTGGGATGTCTCATCACCGGTTTCCTGCCGATCGGAATTATAGCCGAACTGGTTAATATGGGAACAATAGCTGCTTTCATCATGGTTTCTATTACGGTGATAAAGCTTCGTCAAAGCCATCCGGAAATAGAAAGATCCTTCAGAGTACCTCTGGTTCCTGTGGTTCCTATTCTTGCTGTAGTCATTTGCGGTTTTCTGGCTCTTCAATTAGCCTCCATTACCAAGATTGCATTTGTTTGCTGGGTAGCTCTTGGACTGATTATTTATTTCAGTTATGGAAAGCAGCACAGTCTGCTAGGAAAGGAATTGAACGCAAAAACCTCTATAGAAGATAAAAGATCTGTGTGA
- a CDS encoding pyridoxal phosphate-dependent aminotransferase — translation MISKKMVGYVQGSSAIRAMFEEGKKMSALYGAENVYDFSLGNPNLAPPEEVKQAILDVLHEESPTFVHGYMNNSGYEDIRQKVAENINQKHGTHFETQNILMTVGAAGGLNVILKTLLDPGDEVIVFAPYFGEYRSYVSNFDGVLVEVSPNTVDFQPNLEEFEKKVTAKTKAVIVNSPNNPTGVVYTEKNITALSNILRSKQEEFGTSIYLITDEPYRELVYDGVSVPYVTKYYKNAVIGYSYSKSLSLPGERIGYLVIPSEVDDFQDVVAAANVANRILGYVNAPSLMQRAVGRCLDAEVNIGVYDKNRKALYNGLTEAGYDCIRPDGAFYLFVKSPIENDVEFCNRAKKYHLLIVPGTSFACPGYVRIAYCVAYETITGALPKFKELMEEFK, via the coding sequence ATGATTTCAAAAAAAATGGTTGGATATGTGCAGGGCAGCTCGGCTATCCGAGCTATGTTTGAAGAAGGAAAGAAAATGTCCGCCTTGTACGGCGCTGAAAATGTGTACGATTTTAGTTTGGGAAACCCAAATCTGGCTCCGCCGGAAGAGGTAAAACAGGCTATTCTTGATGTGCTCCATGAAGAATCTCCTACCTTTGTTCACGGCTACATGAATAATTCCGGATATGAAGATATTCGGCAAAAAGTGGCGGAAAACATCAATCAGAAGCACGGAACTCACTTTGAGACTCAAAATATTTTAATGACGGTAGGCGCAGCAGGCGGCCTGAATGTTATTTTAAAGACTTTGCTGGATCCGGGTGATGAAGTGATCGTGTTCGCACCTTATTTCGGCGAATACCGAAGCTATGTATCAAACTTTGATGGTGTATTAGTGGAGGTCTCACCGAATACGGTGGATTTCCAGCCAAATCTTGAAGAATTTGAGAAAAAAGTCACCGCCAAAACCAAAGCGGTCATTGTGAATTCACCGAATAATCCTACCGGAGTGGTGTATACAGAGAAAAACATTACTGCATTATCCAATATACTGAGAAGCAAGCAAGAAGAATTCGGCACTAGTATTTATCTGATTACCGATGAGCCTTACCGTGAACTGGTCTATGACGGCGTTTCGGTGCCTTATGTGACCAAATACTATAAAAATGCTGTCATTGGATATTCTTACAGTAAATCCCTTTCCCTGCCGGGAGAACGAATCGGGTATCTGGTGATTCCTAGTGAAGTGGATGATTTTCAAGATGTGGTTGCCGCTGCCAATGTAGCGAACCGTATTTTAGGTTACGTCAACGCACCTTCTTTGATGCAGAGGGCGGTTGGACGGTGTCTGGACGCGGAGGTCAATATCGGTGTCTACGACAAAAACAGGAAAGCCCTGTACAATGGCTTGACGGAAGCTGGGTATGACTGTATCCGTCCGGACGGAGCTTTTTATCTCTTTGTAAAGTCCCCAATAGAAAACGATGTGGAATTTTGCAACAGAGCAAAGAAGTACCATTTGCTGATTGTCCCGGGAACTTCCTTTGCCTGCCCCGGATATGTGAGAATTGCCTATTGTGTGGCTTATGAAACCATTACGGGTGCACTGCCAAAGTTTAAAGAATTAATGGAAGAATTCAAATAG
- a CDS encoding sigma 54-interacting transcriptional regulator, with translation MGKNIVIAGYRKQVNENYANQLKSLFGDDLQIQFLEIGKPMLREIKEESIVLIPSYDVYQSVEPCLPSSANIIFIRSTLQTECLKQVRKLLETRVVLVAGDNMELALELIKNLLQFGVKRFQLKPADLSDPKLFKDQVVLVSGIPQEEIPDARQVVGVKLPMLDLPTILDVGLKLPRKDLLTRKNITQDYIPFLPQHHGIIWSLENSNTFNSSIKILLSVIDGAVISVTQSGKVRACNKRIESFFGISASEAMGKNGITLFPQIPFQKVISESKSIVESLLTINDEPMIVTVKPIINSGKYYGAIAVIKKFNDEERRHHKLRTLSVGKGHRAKYKFEDIVGSSSVMKQCRGIARRMAVSNSSILITGETGTGKEMFAQAIHQASERKEYQFVAVNCGAIPESLLESELFGYEEGAFTGARKGGKLGLFELAHKGTLFLDEISEMPLLLQKRLLRVLQEREVVRLGGDSVIHVDVRIIAATNVDLQAMTKRGEFREDLYYRLSVLPLVIPALRERKGDVRLLAEFFKQDLGGNFELTEEAWDTLEQYKWPGNVRELRNYVEYFTNLSSIKVGVEELSHVIPLQGTVESVPVVTKSIESEKTPETGTAIIDEKNIFILSMLKEGLEKGRRLGRRSLSDSARKQGLFLGEQEIRKILGQLEKRGLVEIRPNKAGTVITPKGLEVLAKMK, from the coding sequence ATGGGGAAAAATATAGTGATTGCGGGATACCGTAAACAGGTGAATGAGAATTATGCCAATCAACTTAAAAGTTTATTCGGAGATGATTTGCAGATTCAGTTCCTTGAAATCGGAAAACCAATGCTCCGGGAAATTAAAGAAGAGAGTATTGTTCTGATCCCTTCCTATGATGTCTATCAATCTGTTGAACCCTGCCTCCCCTCCAGCGCAAATATCATCTTTATTCGATCCACCCTTCAAACAGAATGCCTGAAACAAGTGAGAAAGCTTTTGGAAACAAGGGTTGTTCTGGTAGCCGGAGACAACATGGAATTGGCACTGGAGTTAATAAAGAATCTGCTGCAATTTGGTGTGAAGCGGTTTCAGCTGAAGCCGGCCGATCTTTCCGATCCGAAGCTTTTTAAAGATCAGGTGGTTTTGGTTTCCGGGATTCCGCAGGAAGAAATACCCGATGCAAGGCAGGTCGTGGGTGTAAAGCTTCCCATGCTGGATCTCCCTACCATTTTAGATGTGGGATTAAAGCTGCCCCGAAAAGACCTGCTGACACGAAAAAACATTACGCAGGATTATATTCCTTTTTTACCTCAGCACCACGGAATCATCTGGAGTTTGGAAAACTCCAATACCTTTAACAGTTCTATAAAAATTTTGCTCAGTGTGATTGACGGTGCGGTGATCAGTGTCACACAGAGCGGGAAGGTTCGAGCCTGCAACAAACGGATCGAATCCTTCTTTGGCATCAGCGCATCAGAAGCCATGGGGAAAAATGGAATCACTCTTTTCCCCCAGATTCCCTTTCAAAAAGTTATCAGCGAATCCAAGTCCATTGTGGAGTCTCTGCTCACTATTAATGATGAGCCCATGATTGTAACCGTAAAGCCTATCATCAATTCAGGAAAATATTACGGAGCCATTGCCGTGATTAAAAAGTTTAACGACGAAGAACGCCGCCACCATAAGCTGAGGACTTTATCCGTTGGAAAAGGCCATCGTGCAAAATACAAATTTGAGGATATTGTAGGAAGCAGCTCAGTAATGAAGCAATGCCGGGGCATTGCCAGACGTATGGCGGTTTCCAATTCTTCTATCCTGATTACGGGCGAGACCGGAACGGGGAAGGAAATGTTTGCTCAGGCCATTCATCAGGCTTCTGAAAGGAAGGAATATCAGTTTGTTGCCGTAAACTGCGGAGCCATTCCGGAGAGTCTGCTGGAAAGCGAATTGTTTGGGTATGAAGAGGGGGCGTTTACCGGAGCCCGCAAGGGCGGAAAACTGGGGCTGTTCGAATTGGCACACAAGGGAACGCTGTTTTTGGACGAAATCTCGGAAATGCCCCTTCTTCTGCAAAAACGGCTGCTCAGGGTGCTGCAGGAAAGAGAGGTAGTCCGTCTGGGGGGCGATTCTGTCATTCATGTGGATGTACGGATTATTGCCGCCACGAACGTAGACCTACAGGCTATGACAAAAAGAGGAGAATTCAGAGAGGATTTGTATTACCGCCTTAGTGTTCTGCCGCTGGTGATTCCTGCTCTCCGAGAAAGGAAAGGGGATGTCCGGCTGTTAGCAGAATTTTTCAAACAAGATTTGGGAGGAAACTTTGAGCTGACGGAGGAGGCCTGGGATACGCTGGAGCAGTATAAATGGCCGGGAAATGTAAGGGAATTGCGCAATTACGTGGAGTACTTTACGAACCTGTCCAGTATAAAAGTAGGTGTGGAAGAGCTTTCTCACGTGATTCCTCTGCAGGGAACCGTTGAATCTGTACCGGTGGTGACAAAATCTATTGAATCAGAGAAGACCCCGGAGACCGGAACTGCGATAATAGATGAAAAAAATATTTTTATTCTGAGCATGTTGAAAGAAGGACTAGAAAAAGGACGGCGTCTGGGGCGGAGAAGTCTCAGTGATTCGGCAAGGAAGCAGGGGCTGTTCTTAGGAGAACAGGAAATTCGTAAGATTCTCGGTCAGCTTGAAAAGCGAGGATTGGTAGAAATCCGCCCCAACAAGGCGGGAACGGTCATTACACCAAAAGGATTAGAGGTGCTTGCAAAGATGAAGTAA
- a CDS encoding indolepyruvate oxidoreductase subunit beta: MNSVKNILLVGVGGQGTILASKILSEGLVEAGYDVKMSEIHGMSQRGGNVSTQIRFGEKVYSPIIGKGEADVIVAFEKMEALRWIGYLKEGGKMVVNDFEIPSAPIQQGKAKYPEGILEELSSKADVFVFKAADIAAQVGNMRTMNIVLFGALVKAMNLPGIEWEQVIKKNVKPEFAEINVKAFQAGYKL; this comes from the coding sequence ATGAATAGTGTAAAAAATATTTTACTGGTTGGAGTAGGCGGACAGGGAACAATCCTTGCGAGTAAAATTTTATCTGAAGGCCTGGTGGAAGCAGGATATGACGTAAAGATGTCCGAGATCCATGGCATGTCCCAGAGAGGGGGAAATGTAAGCACACAGATCCGATTTGGCGAGAAGGTCTATTCGCCTATTATTGGAAAGGGAGAAGCGGACGTTATTGTGGCCTTTGAAAAAATGGAAGCCCTCCGATGGATTGGATATTTAAAGGAAGGGGGCAAAATGGTCGTCAATGATTTTGAGATTCCTTCCGCACCGATTCAACAGGGAAAAGCCAAGTATCCCGAAGGAATTCTGGAGGAGCTATCCTCCAAAGCCGATGTCTTTGTGTTTAAGGCAGCAGATATTGCCGCCCAGGTAGGAAACATGAGGACTATGAATATTGTCCTGTTCGGTGCGCTGGTAAAGGCAATGAACTTGCCGGGTATCGAATGGGAGCAGGTAATAAAAAAGAACGTAAAACCAGAATTCGCAGAAATTAACGTGAAAGCCTTTCAAGCAGGATATAAACTATGA
- a CDS encoding OmpA/MotB family protein — MSRKKKHASHEAENGEAWLLPYSDLMTLLLAVFIVLFAVSKVDAGKAAQISQEFRESMMTKSAAAQMSQQQQTKQSSSGKDAATQSGISEIDLEKYMGEYELDKLKELKAEIDAKIVKEGMDTSVTTSIDMRGLVVSLNNAVFFESGSADIKKENEQTLVEVATMINTLNNYIRIEGHTDNVPMHSEIYPSNWELSSARAASVVQLFINNSVPPEKLVSVGYGEYRPVADNSTAEGRAKNRRIDIIVLSEKYNNLEKQLTE, encoded by the coding sequence ATGTCGAGAAAAAAGAAACATGCAAGTCATGAGGCAGAGAATGGGGAAGCATGGTTATTGCCATATTCGGATTTGATGACGTTACTGTTAGCCGTTTTTATTGTTCTGTTTGCGGTAAGCAAGGTAGATGCCGGAAAAGCAGCACAAATATCTCAGGAATTTCGCGAATCTATGATGACCAAAAGCGCTGCCGCTCAAATGAGCCAGCAGCAGCAGACCAAGCAAAGCAGCAGCGGAAAGGATGCCGCTACTCAATCAGGAATATCGGAAATTGATTTGGAAAAATATATGGGAGAGTATGAGCTGGATAAGCTGAAAGAGCTAAAGGCTGAAATTGATGCTAAAATCGTAAAAGAAGGTATGGATACTTCCGTAACCACCAGTATAGATATGAGAGGTCTGGTTGTCAGCCTGAACAATGCCGTTTTCTTTGAATCCGGAAGTGCAGACATCAAAAAAGAAAATGAACAGACATTGGTAGAGGTGGCTACTATGATCAATACGTTGAATAATTATATACGTATTGAAGGACATACGGATAATGTACCGATGCATTCGGAAATTTATCCTTCAAACTGGGAATTATCGTCAGCTCGAGCTGCCAGTGTCGTACAGCTATTTATTAATAACAGTGTTCCGCCGGAAAAACTGGTATCCGTTGGATACGGGGAATACAGGCCGGTCGCCGACAATTCTACTGCAGAGGGAAGAGCAAAGAACAGACGTATCGACATCATTGTTTTAAGCGAGAAGTATAATAATCTGGAAAAGCAGCTCACCGAATAG